Part of the Pseudanabaena sp. FACHB-2040 genome is shown below.
GCAATCGTACAGTAGGGCTTCCACTTCTGCCCTATCTGCTCAACTGCTTTCTTATCTGGTAAGTCTGCTAATTGATAGGCTCGACGAACGGCTGTCCGAACGCCTAAATCATCGGCTGGCAAAACATCCCAACGATGTAGTCGAAAAATCAGCAGCATTTGTGCTGTCCATCGGCCAATGCCTTTGACCTGCGTCAGCTGTTGAATCACCGCTTCATCGTTCATCTCCTTTAGCTCGTCTAATGTGGGCAATCCTTCTAAAACTTTCTGTGCCAAGTCTTTGAGGTAAACGACTTTAGAGCGAGATAGCCCTGCCCGTCTCAGCGCGTCATCATCCGTGTTGAGAACATCTTCTGCTGTGGGAAACGATTGCTCTGGATAAAGCTCTAGAAACCGACGATAGATAGCTGCGGCTGCTTTTCCTGAGATTTGTTGATAGATAATTGATTCA
Proteins encoded:
- a CDS encoding DNA-3-methyladenine glycosylase; amino-acid sequence: MKTNRIAEQGFTHPDYKTAIEVLRQADAVLAAIVDQVGDCTLIQEQQTGDVFLSLCESIIYQQISGKAAAAIYRRFLELYPEQSFPTAEDVLNTDDDALRRAGLSRSKVVYLKDLAQKVLEGLPTLDELKEMNDEAVIQQLTQVKGIGRWTAQMLLIFRLHRWDVLPADDLGVRTAVRRAYQLADLPDKKAVEQIGQKWKPYCTIATWYLWRSLELLPN